A single region of the Erythrobacter sp. genome encodes:
- a CDS encoding methylaspartate ammonia-lyase gives MRIDKVIFAPARGAFFYDDQAAIRAGREMDGVAYLGEPLTPGFKRVREPSRALGIGLVLEDGAVVWGDMVSVQYSGAAGRDPVFDPEKIEAVCRERLLPRLIGMEAAAGPENCAFAFAHEGEARLPLAIEYGASQALLRAAAHARRVTVAEVVAEAMGLPAPSEPVPIFAQSGDDRRNAVDTMILKGVDVLPHGLINSAEKFGPDGATFIDYVRWVAARTRALGEPGYTPVLHFDVYGWIGLGHSTEPRAVAEFIARLAEDIPDHTLHIECPVDYGSRQATIENYAAIVETLDTLTDRARVVADEHCNTLADIEAFIAARAAHVIQVKTPDVGDLMDTARAIRAAREAGIGAYCGGTSAETDHSARACVHVALAARASMMLAKPGMGVNEGLTIVGNEQARALAEIAARAG, from the coding sequence ATGCGCATCGACAAGGTCATCTTCGCGCCCGCGCGCGGCGCGTTCTTCTATGACGATCAGGCGGCGATCCGGGCAGGGCGCGAAATGGACGGCGTGGCCTATCTCGGCGAGCCGCTGACGCCGGGCTTCAAGCGCGTGCGCGAGCCGTCCCGCGCGCTCGGGATCGGGCTGGTGCTCGAAGACGGCGCGGTGGTCTGGGGCGACATGGTGAGCGTCCAGTATTCGGGTGCGGCGGGGCGCGATCCTGTGTTCGATCCGGAGAAGATCGAGGCGGTGTGCCGCGAGCGGCTTCTCCCCCGCCTGATCGGCATGGAAGCGGCGGCGGGGCCGGAGAACTGCGCGTTTGCCTTTGCGCATGAGGGCGAAGCGCGCCTGCCGCTCGCGATCGAATACGGCGCCAGCCAGGCGCTGCTGCGCGCCGCCGCCCATGCGAGGCGCGTGACCGTCGCCGAAGTGGTCGCCGAGGCAATGGGCCTGCCCGCCCCGAGCGAGCCCGTGCCGATCTTCGCCCAGAGCGGGGACGACCGCAGGAACGCCGTCGACACGATGATCCTCAAAGGCGTCGATGTCCTCCCCCACGGCCTCATCAACTCGGCGGAGAAGTTCGGGCCGGACGGGGCAACTTTCATCGACTACGTCCGTTGGGTCGCCGCGCGCACCAGGGCGCTGGGCGAACCGGGTTACACGCCCGTCCTCCATTTCGACGTCTATGGCTGGATCGGCCTTGGCCATTCGACCGAGCCGCGCGCGGTCGCCGAGTTCATCGCCCGGCTCGCCGAGGACATACCCGACCACACGCTCCACATCGAATGCCCGGTCGATTACGGCTCGCGCCAGGCCACCATCGAAAACTATGCCGCAATCGTCGAGACGCTCGATACGCTGACCGACCGGGCGCGCGTGGTCGCGGACGAGCATTGCAACACGCTTGCCGACATCGAAGCCTTCATCGCCGCGCGCGCCGCGCACGTCATCCAGGTCAAGACGCCCGATGTCGGCGACCTCATGGACACCGCCCGCGCGATCCGCGCTGCGCGCGAGGCGGGCATCGGCGCCTATTGCGGCGGGACCAGCGCGGAGACCGACCATTCGGCGCGCGCCTGCGTCCACGTTGCGCTCGCCGCGCGGGCCAGCATGATGCTCGCGAAACCGGGGATGGGCGTGAACGAGGGGCTGACCATCGTCGGCAACGAACAGGCCCGCGCGCTCGCCGAAATCGCGGCGCGCGCCGGCTGA
- a CDS encoding IclR family transcriptional regulator C-terminal domain-containing protein: MERGVPIRAISRGLAVLAAINRDGPISMMGIARAAEVPYPTACRIVQTLQHEGLIEKEPARKRYRVTSLVKTLSTGFQNEDQLVAAGRDHIEALCKDVGWPISLVTRVGTRMMVRDSTHKMTSLTFSHYYPGYTLPIAECATGKVYLAFCDEEERSAIVEGWKAIETEASNMGLLLLSDDYMLQKIRREGYALQVRNVYNADPGKTSSIAVPLFDGEDRLIGALGLIYFVSAMSANEAAEKYLAPLQATARAIRGSLQELSGGAPGAAEAAE, translated from the coding sequence ATGGAAAGAGGCGTACCGATCAGGGCAATCAGCCGCGGGCTCGCGGTGCTGGCCGCGATCAACCGCGACGGGCCGATCTCGATGATGGGCATCGCCCGCGCGGCGGAGGTTCCCTACCCCACCGCCTGCCGCATCGTGCAGACGCTCCAGCACGAAGGGCTCATCGAAAAGGAACCGGCAAGAAAGCGCTACCGCGTGACATCGCTGGTCAAGACGCTTTCGACCGGCTTCCAGAACGAAGACCAGCTCGTCGCTGCAGGCCGCGACCATATCGAGGCGCTGTGCAAGGATGTCGGCTGGCCGATCTCACTCGTCACCCGCGTCGGCACGCGCATGATGGTGCGCGATTCCACCCACAAGATGACCTCGCTCACCTTCTCGCACTATTACCCCGGCTACACCCTCCCGATCGCCGAATGCGCCACCGGCAAGGTCTATCTCGCCTTCTGCGACGAGGAGGAGCGCAGCGCCATCGTCGAAGGCTGGAAGGCGATCGAGACCGAAGCCTCGAACATGGGCCTGCTGCTGCTGAGCGACGACTATATGCTCCAGAAGATCCGCCGCGAAGGCTATGCGCTGCAGGTGCGCAACGTCTACAACGCCGATCCGGGCAAGACCTCGAGCATCGCGGTGCCGCTGTTCGATGGCGAGGACCGGCTGATCGGGGCGCTGGGCCTCATCTATTTCGTCAGCGCGATGAGCGCGAACGAGGCGGCGGAGAAATACCTCGCGCCTCTTCAGGCGACCGCGCGCGCGATCCGGGGCAGCCTGCAAGAGCTTTCCGGCGGCGCGCCGGGCGCAGCCGAAGCCGCGGAATAG
- a CDS encoding FAD-dependent oxidoreductase, with the protein MTETRVIRTDSVETIAHIPVIVIGGGGTGLTAALAVRDAGADVLVVERDGQPMGTTAMSTGLIPAAGSRIQRAKGVEDSPEQFAADIVAKTKGAVDTALVERLTRESARTVDWLVESHGIGLSLVEGFTYPGHSALRMHGMPSRSGSELMGALASACEDAGVDILTDSLVDTLYVNAEDRVIAIAATRPDGARDVIGCDAVILACCGFAGNQAMVSELIPELEHATFHGHPGNKGDAIAWGREMGAAMADLSAYQGHAGLAAGYGIPILWPLIAEGGIQVNRAGERFANEASGYSEQAVEVLRQEGHVAWSIYDERRHEIMCQFDDYQQARAAGCLMRADSLAELAEKAGIDAAGLEASVAETHRLIESEERDRFGRSFAGKAPLEAPFYAVRVTGALFHTQGGLEVDGHARVMRASGQPFPNLYAGGGAARGISGPGADGYLAGNGLLTATTLGRLAGEHAAASLVREPA; encoded by the coding sequence ATGACCGAAACCCGCGTGATCCGCACCGACAGCGTGGAGACCATCGCCCACATTCCCGTCATCGTGATCGGCGGCGGCGGCACGGGCCTCACCGCGGCGCTCGCCGTGCGCGATGCGGGGGCCGATGTGCTGGTGGTCGAGCGCGACGGCCAGCCGATGGGCACCACCGCGATGTCGACCGGCCTCATCCCCGCCGCCGGGAGCCGCATCCAGCGCGCCAAGGGCGTTGAAGACTCCCCCGAGCAATTCGCCGCCGACATCGTCGCCAAGACGAAAGGCGCGGTGGACACCGCACTGGTCGAGCGCCTCACCCGCGAATCCGCGCGCACGGTCGACTGGCTGGTCGAAAGCCACGGCATCGGTCTCAGCCTCGTCGAAGGCTTCACCTATCCCGGCCATTCCGCTCTGAGAATGCACGGGATGCCGTCGCGCTCCGGCTCCGAACTGATGGGCGCGCTGGCGAGCGCCTGCGAGGATGCGGGCGTCGACATCCTGACCGACAGCCTCGTCGATACGCTCTATGTCAACGCCGAGGACCGGGTGATCGCCATTGCCGCCACACGGCCCGACGGCGCGCGCGACGTGATCGGGTGCGATGCCGTGATCCTCGCCTGCTGCGGCTTCGCGGGCAATCAGGCGATGGTTTCCGAGCTCATCCCCGAACTCGAACACGCGACCTTTCACGGCCATCCGGGCAACAAGGGCGATGCGATTGCCTGGGGCCGCGAGATGGGCGCGGCAATGGCCGACCTTTCCGCCTACCAGGGGCACGCAGGGCTCGCCGCGGGATACGGCATCCCGATCCTGTGGCCGCTGATCGCCGAGGGCGGGATACAGGTGAACCGCGCCGGAGAGCGCTTCGCCAACGAGGCTTCGGGCTATTCCGAGCAGGCGGTCGAGGTGCTGCGGCAGGAAGGCCATGTCGCCTGGAGCATCTACGATGAACGCCGGCACGAGATCATGTGCCAGTTCGACGACTACCAGCAGGCGCGCGCGGCCGGGTGCCTGATGCGCGCGGACAGCCTTGCCGAGCTTGCCGAAAAGGCAGGGATCGACGCGGCCGGGCTGGAGGCAAGCGTGGCCGAAACGCACCGCCTGATCGAAAGCGAAGAGCGCGATCGTTTCGGTCGGAGCTTCGCGGGCAAGGCCCCGCTCGAAGCGCCGTTCTACGCGGTACGGGTGACGGGCGCGCTGTTCCATACGCAGGGCGGGCTCGAGGTCGACGGCCATGCGCGGGTAATGCGCGCCTCGGGCCAACCTTTCCCCAATCTCTACGCGGGCGGCGGCGCGGCGCGCGGGATTTCGGGGCCGGGGGCGGATGGATACCTCGCGGGCAATGGCCTGCTGACCGCGACGACGCTGGGACGGCTCGCGGGCGAGCACGCCGCCGCCTCGCTGGTGCGCGAACCGGCCTGA
- a CDS encoding NAD(P)-dependent alcohol dehydrogenase, giving the protein MPRAIRAAISPGGGAVPVIEELMLADPLPDEVVLRVEAAGICHTDLGVGAWSTEPRVLGHEGAGTVIATGKAVTRLKKGDRVAASFGYCGACPNCTGGRPAYCFDGIALNLEGARAQPSLTRPDGTPVQGAFFQQSCFATHALATERNCVKLPDWLDAPIAAPFGCGIQTGAGAVFNQLGALPGRPLLVIGVGAVGCAAIMAGRIMGCDPVIVVEPLAARRELALSLGASHAFDGSDAGWSAQVVELTGGGATAALDTAGKQATFEAALGALHSGGTLGVLTLPGAFEEPVSHPGGVDFLTKRIVGVIEGDAVPETFLPRLFAYHGGGDLPVDRLIATYPFAEIARAFADAASGAVIKPVLTFEEEHV; this is encoded by the coding sequence ATGCCGCGCGCTATCAGGGCGGCGATAAGTCCGGGCGGCGGCGCGGTCCCGGTGATCGAGGAGCTGATGCTCGCCGATCCGCTCCCGGACGAGGTCGTGCTGCGCGTCGAGGCGGCGGGCATCTGCCACACCGACCTCGGCGTGGGCGCGTGGAGCACCGAGCCGCGCGTGCTCGGCCACGAGGGCGCGGGGACGGTGATTGCGACCGGCAAGGCTGTGACGCGGCTGAAGAAAGGCGACCGGGTCGCGGCAAGTTTCGGATATTGCGGGGCCTGCCCCAATTGCACCGGGGGGCGGCCGGCCTATTGCTTCGACGGGATCGCGCTCAATCTCGAAGGCGCGCGGGCGCAACCGTCGCTCACCCGGCCCGACGGCACGCCTGTGCAGGGCGCTTTCTTCCAGCAGAGCTGCTTTGCCACCCATGCGCTTGCGACCGAGCGCAATTGCGTGAAGCTCCCCGACTGGCTCGACGCGCCCATCGCAGCGCCTTTCGGCTGCGGGATCCAGACCGGGGCGGGGGCGGTGTTCAACCAGCTGGGCGCGCTGCCCGGCCGTCCGTTGCTGGTGATTGGCGTGGGCGCGGTCGGGTGTGCTGCGATCATGGCCGGGCGGATCATGGGCTGCGATCCGGTGATCGTGGTCGAGCCGCTCGCCGCGCGGCGCGAGCTAGCGCTGTCGCTGGGGGCGAGCCACGCTTTCGACGGGTCCGATGCGGGCTGGAGCGCGCAGGTGGTCGAGCTCACCGGTGGCGGCGCCACCGCCGCGCTCGATACGGCGGGCAAGCAGGCGACCTTCGAGGCCGCGCTCGGTGCGCTCCATTCGGGCGGGACGCTTGGCGTGCTGACCCTGCCCGGTGCCTTCGAGGAGCCCGTGTCCCATCCGGGCGGGGTCGACTTCCTGACCAAGCGGATCGTCGGCGTGATCGAGGGCGACGCTGTCCCCGAAACCTTCCTGCCGCGCCTGTTCGCCTATCACGGCGGAGGCGACCTGCCGGTCGATCGCCTGATCGCCACCTATCCCTTCGCCGAGATCGCCCGCGCCTTTGCCGATGCGGCGAGCGGCGCGGTGATCAAGCCTGTCCTGACCTTCGAGGAGGAACACGTATGA
- a CDS encoding AMP-binding protein, translated as MTKPPSYAKIHARSIAEPEAFWAEQAERLDWHRRWDRVLGRPEDDDAQPIPRWFVGGEINACHNCVDRHVEAGHGSDPALLYESPVTGTSRTLTFADLKDATARLGGAMRAMGVEKGDRVLVYMPNSPQAVIAMLACARIGAVHSVVFGGFAARELASRIDDAAPKVVLAASCGIEGAKVLPYQPILREALGIAAHRPDACIYWQREQHRADLRVGEHDWDAVCASAEPAECVPVAATDPLYILYTSGTTGAPKGIVRDTGGHLVTLLWSMTGIYACPPGEAFWAASDVGWVVGHSYICYAPLLNRNPSVIFEGKPVGTPDAGVFWRIIEKHRVRSFFTAPTAMRAIKQVDPQGEFAKAADLSNLRTVFLAGERTDPATLEWTSELLGVPVIDHWWQTETGSAITANPAGIELMPIKPGSSTVAMPGWDLACLDEEGEEVPVGTTGAIVARLPLPPGFTPGLWNAPDRFRAAYFERFPGCYLTGDSGFIDEDGYLHIMARIDDVINVAGHRLSSSAMEEVLVAHPAVAECAVIGMADELKGQVPVGFVVLKAGADMAEEELAAELIAAVRSVIGPVAAFKRVHVLTRLPKTRSGKILRKTIREIADREEPKVPPTIEDAGVLGEIEAIFA; from the coding sequence ATGACCAAGCCGCCGTCCTACGCAAAGATTCACGCCCGTTCGATCGCCGAGCCCGAAGCCTTCTGGGCCGAGCAGGCCGAACGGCTCGACTGGCACCGGCGCTGGGACCGGGTGCTGGGCCGACCCGAGGATGACGACGCGCAGCCGATCCCGCGCTGGTTCGTCGGCGGCGAGATCAACGCCTGCCACAATTGCGTCGACCGCCATGTCGAGGCGGGGCATGGCAGCGATCCCGCGCTGCTTTACGAAAGCCCGGTGACGGGAACCTCGCGCACTCTCACATTCGCCGACCTGAAGGACGCGACCGCGCGATTGGGCGGGGCGATGCGGGCGATGGGCGTTGAAAAGGGCGACCGGGTGCTCGTCTATATGCCGAACTCTCCGCAAGCCGTGATCGCGATGCTCGCCTGCGCGCGGATCGGCGCGGTCCATTCGGTCGTCTTCGGCGGCTTCGCGGCGCGCGAACTGGCGAGCCGGATCGACGATGCCGCGCCCAAGGTGGTGCTCGCGGCGAGCTGCGGGATCGAGGGGGCGAAAGTGCTGCCCTACCAGCCGATTTTGCGCGAGGCGCTCGGCATTGCGGCGCATCGTCCGGATGCCTGCATCTACTGGCAGCGCGAGCAACACCGGGCCGACCTCAGGGTCGGCGAGCATGACTGGGACGCGGTTTGCGCCAGCGCCGAGCCTGCCGAATGCGTGCCCGTGGCGGCGACCGATCCGCTCTACATCCTCTACACCTCGGGCACCACCGGCGCGCCCAAGGGGATCGTGCGCGACACCGGCGGGCATCTCGTGACGCTGCTGTGGAGCATGACCGGCATCTATGCCTGCCCGCCGGGCGAAGCCTTCTGGGCGGCGAGCGATGTCGGCTGGGTCGTGGGGCACAGCTACATCTGCTACGCGCCGCTGCTGAACCGTAACCCCAGCGTCATCTTCGAGGGCAAGCCGGTCGGCACGCCGGACGCGGGCGTGTTCTGGCGGATCATCGAAAAGCACCGCGTGCGCAGCTTCTTCACAGCGCCCACCGCGATGCGCGCGATCAAGCAGGTCGACCCGCAGGGCGAATTCGCGAAGGCCGCGGACCTGTCGAACCTCAGGACCGTCTTCCTCGCCGGAGAGCGGACCGATCCGGCCACGCTCGAATGGACGAGCGAGCTGCTCGGTGTCCCCGTCATCGACCACTGGTGGCAGACCGAGACGGGCAGCGCGATCACCGCGAACCCGGCGGGTATCGAGCTGATGCCGATCAAGCCCGGTTCCTCGACCGTGGCAATGCCCGGCTGGGATCTCGCCTGCCTCGACGAGGAGGGCGAGGAGGTGCCTGTCGGAACCACCGGCGCGATCGTCGCGCGCCTGCCGCTCCCGCCCGGCTTCACTCCCGGCCTGTGGAACGCGCCCGACCGGTTTCGCGCGGCCTATTTCGAGCGCTTTCCCGGTTGCTACCTCACCGGCGACAGCGGCTTCATCGACGAGGACGGCTATCTCCACATCATGGCCCGGATCGACGACGTGATAAACGTCGCGGGCCACCGTCTGTCCTCTTCCGCGATGGAGGAAGTGCTGGTCGCCCATCCGGCGGTCGCCGAATGCGCGGTGATCGGCATGGCGGACGAATTGAAGGGGCAGGTTCCCGTCGGCTTCGTCGTGCTCAAGGCGGGCGCGGACATGGCGGAGGAGGAGCTCGCCGCCGAGCTGATCGCTGCCGTGCGCTCCGTGATCGGCCCGGTCGCCGCGTTCAAGCGGGTCCATGTGCTCACCCGCCTGCCCAAGACCCGCTCGGGCAAGATCCTGAGGAAGACGATCCGCGAGATCGCCGACCGCGAGGAGCCCAAGGTGCCGCCGACCATCGAGGATGCGGGCGTGCTCGGCGAAATCGAGGCGATCTTCGCGTGA
- a CDS encoding class I SAM-dependent methyltransferase produces the protein MNRGMIGVTPRPTTLADESYLEFITSFRRLAIQQMFPKVAEHGEVRLAQAMESGAVKAENGTVPLEEIQRIFGENPVTPTFQRFVRTQQEMMWRRTRESFVRDADSLMAWMEEAAAKAPERLHIDPDFTPPEYTRREIHCQPGGYTDDPLGGVVYHYGTKVFYEGFNDQDELHAELVERATPPADGKVERVLDIGCSIGQATTLLKDRFPEAEVWGLDVGEPMIRYAHARALDHGKEVHFKQALAEDTGFDADSFDMVLSYIVFHEVPVQKMREILAETYRVLRPGGTFTIYEFPSNDKGQVSASTRFLVDYDSRNNCEPYSPDFVAADFRGIIAEAGFEVADGPGLSNTFLQSIVATKPA, from the coding sequence ATGAACCGAGGCATGATCGGGGTCACACCCCGCCCCACCACGCTCGCCGATGAAAGCTATCTCGAATTCATCACCTCGTTCCGGCGGCTCGCGATCCAGCAGATGTTTCCCAAGGTCGCCGAACACGGCGAGGTGCGGCTCGCGCAGGCGATGGAAAGCGGCGCCGTCAAGGCCGAGAACGGAACCGTGCCGCTCGAGGAAATCCAGCGCATCTTCGGCGAAAACCCGGTGACGCCCACTTTCCAGCGTTTCGTGCGCACACAGCAGGAAATGATGTGGCGGCGCACCCGCGAAAGCTTCGTGCGCGATGCCGACAGCCTGATGGCATGGATGGAGGAAGCCGCGGCGAAAGCGCCCGAGCGGCTCCATATCGACCCCGATTTCACGCCGCCCGAATACACCCGCCGCGAAATCCACTGCCAGCCGGGCGGCTACACCGACGATCCGCTGGGCGGCGTCGTCTATCACTACGGGACCAAGGTCTTCTACGAGGGCTTCAACGACCAGGACGAGCTTCACGCCGAACTGGTCGAGCGCGCCACCCCGCCCGCCGATGGCAAGGTCGAACGCGTGCTCGACATCGGCTGTTCCATCGGGCAGGCGACGACGCTGCTGAAGGACCGCTTCCCAGAGGCCGAGGTGTGGGGTCTCGATGTCGGCGAGCCGATGATCCGCTATGCCCACGCCCGCGCGCTCGACCACGGCAAGGAAGTCCATTTCAAGCAGGCTCTGGCCGAGGACACGGGCTTCGATGCGGACAGCTTCGACATGGTGCTGAGCTACATCGTCTTTCACGAAGTGCCGGTGCAGAAAATGCGGGAAATCCTCGCCGAGACCTACCGCGTGCTGCGCCCCGGCGGGACGTTCACGATCTACGAATTCCCCAGCAACGACAAGGGACAGGTCAGCGCCTCGACCCGCTTCCTCGTCGACTATGACAGCCGCAACAATTGCGAGCCCTATTCGCCCGATTTCGTCGCTGCCGATTTCCGCGGGATCATTGCCGAAGCGGGCTTCGAGGTCGCTGACGGGCCGGGCCTGAGCAACACCTTCCTGCAGTCGATCGTCGCGACCAAGCCGGCCTGA
- a CDS encoding FAD-dependent monooxygenase, producing the protein MRIAIIGGGVGGLTAGIALRQAGFDPVIYERAEAFGEVGAGISLSPNAVKGLEALGLGAFLEAHANEPLDQFLFHWQTGEELLRYDRRRTRGTYGGAYYQMHRADLLAGLIEAFGGDCVMGAGLERIEQDAPCVRLAFEDGREAEADVAIAADGLRSAVRGMLFDAASPRFSGHVAWRALIPAERLPQRASEPASVNHIGPGRNLVTYPVRGRALVNMVALTRSDEWAEESWNARAAPHELAALFDGWTGYVREVIDAIPADALYRWGLFVREPLASWVSGRIALLGDAAHPMLPYMGQGASSTIEDAVVLGRCFAAAPADPGEALRLYEAARIARASFLQSESNLGGDRLQALDPYALRDNPPQNEDALGIFSYDPARCELA; encoded by the coding sequence GTGAGGATCGCGATCATCGGCGGCGGGGTCGGCGGGCTGACCGCGGGGATCGCGCTGCGACAGGCCGGTTTCGACCCTGTCATCTACGAGCGCGCGGAAGCCTTCGGCGAAGTCGGGGCGGGGATTTCCCTGAGCCCCAATGCGGTCAAGGGGCTGGAGGCGCTGGGCCTCGGCGCTTTCCTCGAGGCGCACGCGAACGAGCCGCTCGACCAGTTCCTGTTCCACTGGCAGACCGGCGAGGAATTGCTGCGCTACGACCGCCGCAGGACGCGCGGGACCTATGGCGGGGCCTATTACCAGATGCACCGCGCGGACCTCCTCGCCGGGCTGATCGAGGCTTTCGGCGGCGATTGCGTGATGGGCGCGGGCCTTGAGCGGATCGAGCAGGATGCGCCCTGCGTGCGGCTTGCCTTCGAGGACGGGCGCGAGGCCGAGGCCGACGTGGCGATCGCCGCCGACGGGTTGCGCTCGGCGGTGCGCGGGATGCTGTTCGACGCTGCGAGCCCGCGCTTTTCCGGCCATGTCGCGTGGCGCGCGCTGATCCCGGCGGAGCGGCTGCCGCAGCGCGCGAGCGAGCCTGCCAGCGTCAATCACATCGGCCCCGGAAGGAACCTCGTCACCTACCCGGTGCGCGGGCGCGCGCTCGTCAACATGGTCGCGCTGACCCGCTCCGACGAATGGGCCGAGGAGAGCTGGAACGCCCGCGCCGCCCCGCATGAACTCGCCGCGCTGTTCGACGGCTGGACCGGCTACGTGCGCGAGGTCATCGACGCGATTCCCGCCGACGCGCTCTATCGCTGGGGCCTGTTCGTGCGCGAGCCGCTGGCGAGTTGGGTGAGCGGGCGCATCGCCCTCTTGGGCGATGCGGCGCATCCGATGCTGCCTTACATGGGGCAGGGGGCAAGCTCGACGATCGAGGACGCGGTGGTGCTGGGGCGCTGCTTCGCCGCCGCCCCTGCGGACCCGGGCGAGGCGCTGCGGCTTTACGAGGCGGCCCGGATCGCTCGCGCCTCTTTCCTGCAGTCCGAAAGCAATCTCGGCGGCGACCGGCTGCAGGCGCTCGACCCCTATGCGCTGCGCGACAATCCGCCCCAGAACGAAGACGCGCTCGGCATCTTCAGCTACGACCCGGCGCGCTGCGAACTGGCGTGA
- a CDS encoding FAD-binding oxidoreductase yields the protein MNASAPAPAPDDAPGAGVPDADVLVAGLEALLGAEAVEAREEERRFAVQDLFFEGALPLAVVSPGSTEAVSELVRWCAAQGVAIAPRGGGMSYTDAFQPRAGRSVVLDFSHLAAIRSIDAADGNVTVEAGCTWAALDEALAAHGMRARFWGPMSGRTATIGGSLSQGSVTFGSGEAGASANAVKSFEIVTGTGEVVHTGSDGSTGTGPFNRNFGPDLTGIFANDAGALGIKTAATLEIEPRPQKVDGVSFAVDSFEVMADLLREVRLRRLASEIIAMDAEVARQNAGPPNLREDVKALLRIGRSAGSVPSALSRMARIALGGRRFLEGALYTVHFVVEGRDALEIRSRLSAIRALAGKAREIVNTVPLATRATPFPELPVTHPDGRRLLPIHGVLADSRIAEFHRDYLALKGDFAARMEAAGVTLAEFFAGVAGAGTLYEPVFYWPDSAMLYHKRRTPAYLGGIAQEYPDNPEARALVREMVGQIVLLMRAHGATHFQLGRLYPYAETREGEAGRLLRDLKQRLDPHGILNPGALGL from the coding sequence ATGAATGCATCCGCCCCTGCCCCAGCACCCGACGATGCGCCCGGTGCAGGCGTGCCCGACGCGGACGTGCTCGTCGCCGGGCTGGAGGCGCTGCTCGGGGCCGAAGCGGTCGAAGCGCGCGAGGAAGAACGCCGTTTCGCGGTGCAGGACCTGTTCTTCGAAGGCGCGCTGCCGCTGGCGGTGGTCTCGCCGGGATCGACCGAAGCGGTGAGCGAACTGGTGCGCTGGTGCGCCGCGCAGGGCGTCGCGATCGCCCCGCGCGGCGGGGGGATGAGCTACACCGACGCCTTCCAGCCGCGGGCAGGCCGTTCGGTCGTGCTCGATTTTTCGCACCTTGCCGCGATCCGCAGCATTGATGCGGCGGACGGCAACGTGACCGTCGAGGCGGGCTGCACCTGGGCCGCGCTCGACGAGGCGCTTGCCGCGCACGGCATGAGGGCGCGCTTCTGGGGGCCGATGTCGGGGCGCACGGCGACCATCGGCGGTTCGCTCAGCCAGGGCTCGGTGACGTTCGGATCGGGCGAGGCGGGGGCTTCGGCCAATGCGGTCAAGAGCTTCGAGATCGTCACCGGCACCGGCGAGGTGGTGCACACCGGCTCCGACGGGAGCACCGGGACCGGGCCGTTCAATCGCAATTTCGGACCCGACCTCACCGGCATCTTCGCAAACGACGCGGGCGCGCTGGGGATCAAGACCGCCGCCACGCTCGAGATCGAACCGCGCCCGCAGAAGGTCGACGGGGTTTCCTTTGCGGTCGACAGTTTCGAGGTGATGGCGGACCTGCTGCGCGAAGTGCGGCTGCGGCGGCTGGCGAGCGAGATCATCGCGATGGACGCCGAAGTCGCGCGCCAGAACGCCGGGCCGCCGAACCTCAGGGAAGACGTGAAGGCGCTGCTGCGGATCGGCCGTTCGGCGGGGAGCGTGCCGAGCGCTTTGTCGCGCATGGCCCGGATTGCCCTTGGCGGGCGGCGCTTTCTCGAAGGCGCGCTCTACACCGTGCATTTCGTGGTCGAGGGGCGCGACGCGCTGGAAATCCGCAGCCGCCTTTCGGCGATCCGGGCGCTGGCGGGGAAGGCGCGCGAGATCGTCAACACCGTGCCCTTGGCGACGCGCGCGACGCCTTTTCCCGAGCTTCCGGTGACGCATCCGGACGGGCGGCGGCTGCTGCCGATCCACGGGGTGCTCGCCGACAGCCGGATCGCCGAATTCCACCGCGATTACCTCGCGCTGAAAGGCGATTTCGCCGCGCGGATGGAGGCGGCGGGCGTGACGCTGGCCGAATTCTTCGCCGGAGTCGCGGGGGCGGGGACGCTGTACGAACCCGTGTTCTACTGGCCCGACAGCGCGATGCTCTATCACAAGCGCCGCACGCCCGCTTATCTGGGCGGCATCGCGCAGGAATACCCCGACAATCCCGAGGCGCGCGCGCTGGTGCGCGAAATGGTCGGGCAGATCGTCCTGCTGATGCGCGCGCACGGGGCCACGCATTTCCAGCTCGGGCGGCTCTATCCCTATGCCGAAACGCGCGAGGGCGAGGCGGGGCGGCTGCTGCGCGATCTCAAGCAGCGGCTCGACCCGCACGGCATCCTCAATCCCGGGGCGCTCGGCCTGTGA